Proteins co-encoded in one Bacillus sp. FSL H8-0547 genomic window:
- a CDS encoding MoxR family ATPase: MTLQLEAMNLPQQLLADIRKRAESYKNSGDSYLIGTGGYMPSEDAVLFDAMIALSLGKNVLLKGPTGSGKTKLAETLSNLFGQPMHSINCSVDLDAEALLGYKTISQEGAKTSIEFIEGPVIHAMKKGHLLYIDEINMAKPETLPILNGVLDYRKMITNPFTGEVIRASEGFGTVAAINEGYVGTVPLNEALKNRFVVIEVPYIQGDQLKSVLRTQSKLKDEKLLSQFVTLSSDLLLQVQNGQISEEAASVRALIDTCDLAVYLPPLRAISRGITEKLEDDREKAAIRNIAETLFA, translated from the coding sequence ATGACCTTACAATTAGAAGCCATGAACCTTCCGCAGCAGCTTTTGGCAGATATCAGGAAGCGGGCAGAATCCTATAAAAACAGCGGGGACTCATACTTGATCGGAACAGGAGGCTATATGCCTTCAGAGGATGCGGTCCTCTTTGATGCGATGATTGCCCTCTCGCTTGGGAAAAATGTTCTATTAAAAGGACCTACAGGCTCTGGAAAAACCAAGCTTGCCGAAACCCTTTCCAATTTGTTCGGACAGCCGATGCACAGCATCAACTGCAGTGTCGACCTTGATGCCGAGGCGCTCCTTGGCTATAAAACCATTTCGCAGGAGGGGGCGAAAACATCAATTGAGTTTATAGAGGGGCCTGTCATCCATGCGATGAAAAAAGGCCATCTACTTTATATAGATGAAATCAATATGGCGAAGCCTGAAACGCTTCCTATCTTAAACGGAGTGCTTGATTACCGTAAGATGATCACGAACCCGTTTACCGGGGAAGTCATCCGGGCCTCAGAAGGCTTTGGCACAGTTGCTGCCATTAATGAAGGATATGTCGGCACGGTACCTCTGAATGAAGCACTCAAAAACCGTTTTGTTGTCATAGAAGTTCCGTATATTCAGGGAGACCAGCTGAAATCCGTTCTTCGCACACAGTCGAAATTGAAAGATGAAAAACTTCTGTCCCAATTTGTCACTTTGTCATCTGATTTACTCTTACAGGTGCAAAACGGACAAATTTCAGAAGAAGCCGCTTCAGTACGGGCCTTGATTGATACATGCGACCTTGCCGTCTATCTTCCGCCTTTGCGTGCGATCTCACGCGGAATTACTGAGAAACTTGAAGATGACAGGGAAAAGGCAGCGATCCGTAATATTGCAGAAACGCTGTTTGCATAA
- the sucA gene encoding 2-oxoglutarate dehydrogenase E1 component, which produces MSGTTTKRKIRLEDFHGPNLGYVLELFDQYKQDPESVDAELREMFNGWDESPQQAASEAVPAAGGVPSADKMKKIAYAVKLADDIRTYGHLNASIYPFENPGKEFLKLKDYGLTEADLEEIPASILCADAPQDVTNGLQAITYLKEVYTKTIAFEFSHVHRFEEKYWLKKMVESGEIFKSHTNEKRLSILRRLSEVEGFEKFLHRTFVGQKRFSIEGLDMLVPMLDELISNAVHAGTHNVNIGMAHRGRLNVLAHVLKKPYEIIFSEFQHSPNKELVPSEGSVGINYGWSGDVKYHLGADRQITDESTKRARLTLANNPSHLEYVDPIVMGYTRAAQDNRKTAGYPEHDVKESMAIIIHGDAAFPGEGIVAETLNLNSLKGYQTGGSIHIIANNMIGFTTESMDSRSTKYASDLAKGYEIPIVHVNADDPEACLAAVLMAIEYRKLFNRDFLIDLIGYRRFGHNEMDEPMTTQPQLYEKIRKHPTARALYAKKLEEAGYATKEKIEEIDQQVLDKFDAAYQKVPSKKVTQVHDIELPEIVINGLPAIETAVEKEALLRINDELVKWPEDFHVFDKLKRILERRANIFAGEQKADWALAETLAFATILEDGTPIRLSGQDSERGTFSQRHLVLHDSETGNVYAPLHKLSKSNVSFAVHNSPLSEGSVLGFEYGYNVFAPETLVLWEAQYGDFANAAQVFFDQFISAGRAKWGQKSGLVMLLPHGYEGQGPEHSSARLERYLQLAAENNWTVANLTSAAQYFHILRRQAALLKREEVRPLVIMTPKSLLRNAQTISTIDEMSAGGFRSVIEQPGLGLNHSEVKRIVLCSGKIATDLTDKLNAMENKADSIHLVRVEELYPFPKKEIAAILGRYEALEEIVWVQEEPMNMGAWTYIEPELREVSPAQTKVKYIGRKRRSSTAEGDPNVHKKDQERIVTEALTWKNEGRI; this is translated from the coding sequence ATGTCAGGAACAACAACAAAGCGCAAGATTCGACTTGAAGATTTTCATGGCCCGAACCTTGGCTATGTCCTGGAACTGTTTGATCAGTATAAACAGGATCCGGAATCGGTTGACGCCGAATTGCGAGAAATGTTTAACGGCTGGGATGAATCACCGCAGCAGGCAGCATCAGAGGCTGTTCCGGCTGCAGGGGGCGTGCCTAGTGCGGACAAGATGAAGAAGATTGCCTATGCAGTCAAGCTCGCTGATGATATCCGCACTTACGGACACTTAAACGCTTCTATTTATCCTTTTGAAAACCCTGGAAAAGAGTTTCTTAAGCTGAAGGATTACGGGCTTACAGAAGCAGATCTTGAAGAAATTCCAGCGTCGATTCTGTGTGCGGATGCACCGCAGGATGTGACGAACGGACTTCAGGCAATTACTTACTTAAAAGAAGTTTATACAAAAACCATTGCTTTTGAATTTTCCCATGTTCACCGTTTTGAAGAAAAATACTGGCTTAAAAAAATGGTTGAATCAGGAGAAATCTTCAAAAGCCACACAAACGAAAAGCGTCTTTCCATACTTCGCCGTCTTTCTGAAGTTGAAGGATTTGAAAAATTCCTTCACCGCACGTTTGTCGGACAGAAGCGGTTCTCAATTGAAGGGCTTGATATGCTTGTTCCGATGCTTGATGAACTTATCTCCAATGCAGTTCACGCAGGCACACACAATGTAAACATCGGAATGGCGCACAGAGGACGTCTGAATGTTCTTGCCCATGTCCTTAAAAAACCGTATGAAATTATTTTTTCGGAATTTCAGCATTCTCCAAACAAGGAGCTTGTGCCATCTGAAGGTTCTGTAGGCATTAACTATGGCTGGAGCGGAGATGTAAAATATCATCTTGGCGCTGACAGACAGATTACAGATGAAAGCACGAAGAGGGCGAGACTGACTCTAGCAAACAACCCAAGCCATTTGGAGTATGTTGATCCTATTGTCATGGGATATACGCGTGCCGCACAGGATAACCGCAAAACAGCCGGCTACCCAGAGCATGACGTAAAAGAATCTATGGCAATTATCATTCATGGGGATGCAGCGTTTCCTGGAGAAGGAATTGTAGCGGAGACACTGAACCTGAACTCGCTGAAAGGCTACCAGACAGGCGGATCCATTCACATTATTGCAAATAACATGATCGGCTTTACGACAGAAAGCATGGATTCAAGGTCGACTAAGTATGCAAGTGACCTTGCCAAAGGGTATGAAATTCCGATCGTTCACGTTAATGCAGATGATCCGGAGGCTTGCCTTGCAGCTGTTCTAATGGCGATTGAATACCGCAAACTGTTTAACCGCGACTTCCTGATTGACCTGATCGGCTACCGCCGCTTCGGCCACAACGAGATGGATGAGCCGATGACGACGCAGCCGCAGCTTTACGAAAAAATCCGCAAGCATCCTACTGCACGGGCTCTTTATGCGAAGAAGCTTGAAGAAGCAGGATATGCAACGAAAGAAAAAATTGAAGAAATTGATCAGCAAGTACTGGATAAATTCGATGCAGCGTACCAAAAAGTACCTTCTAAAAAAGTTACTCAGGTACATGATATAGAACTTCCTGAAATCGTTATCAACGGGCTGCCGGCTATTGAAACGGCTGTTGAGAAAGAAGCGCTGCTCAGAATTAATGATGAACTTGTAAAATGGCCGGAAGATTTTCATGTGTTTGATAAGCTTAAGCGCATTTTAGAGCGCCGGGCGAACATCTTTGCAGGTGAGCAAAAGGCTGACTGGGCTCTTGCTGAAACGCTTGCGTTTGCAACGATCCTTGAAGACGGAACACCGATCCGCCTCTCAGGACAGGATTCAGAGCGCGGCACATTCTCCCAAAGACATCTTGTCCTGCATGACAGCGAGACAGGCAATGTTTATGCACCGCTGCATAAACTTAGTAAATCAAACGTATCATTTGCCGTTCATAATAGTCCGCTTTCTGAGGGGTCTGTGCTCGGATTTGAATACGGATATAACGTCTTTGCTCCAGAAACACTTGTGCTCTGGGAAGCACAGTACGGAGATTTTGCCAATGCCGCCCAGGTATTCTTTGACCAGTTCATCTCTGCAGGCCGCGCAAAATGGGGACAAAAATCAGGTCTTGTGATGCTTCTTCCGCACGGGTACGAAGGACAGGGGCCAGAGCATTCAAGTGCGAGACTTGAGCGCTATCTTCAGCTTGCAGCAGAAAACAACTGGACAGTTGCCAACCTGACAAGCGCAGCGCAATATTTCCATATTTTAAGAAGACAGGCAGCTCTGCTCAAACGCGAGGAAGTGCGTCCGCTTGTCATCATGACGCCAAAGAGCCTGCTGCGAAACGCACAGACTATTTCAACTATCGATGAAATGAGCGCTGGTGGATTCCGTTCGGTTATTGAACAGCCCGGACTCGGCCTGAACCATTCAGAAGTGAAGCGAATTGTCCTTTGCAGCGGAAAAATCGCGACAGACTTAACGGACAAACTGAACGCAATGGAAAACAAAGCTGACAGTATTCACCTTGTAAGAGTGGAAGAACTGTATCCTTTCCCGAAAAAAGAAATAGCAGCTATTTTGGGAAGATATGAAGCTCTTGAAGAGATTGTATGGGTACAGGAAGAGCCAATGAACATGGGTGCATGGACATACATTGAACCGGAACTCCGGGAAGTTTCGCCAGCACAGACAAAAGTGAAGTATATCGGCAGAAAGAGAAGATCTTCAACCGCAGAGGGAGATCCAAACGTTCATAAAAAAGATCAGGAACGCATCGTGACTGAAGCATTGACGTGGAAAAACGAAGGGAGAATTTAA
- a CDS encoding YitT family protein encodes MLITQKIAAIIIGSLLIGIGINGFLVPHHLIDGGVDGAALIMHYYFDFKTGLCILLFSIPLCMYAWFYKPAYFYSSFHGLLVSAFFIDLLDPLRTSFDLPIFLSSLIGGCVIGIGIGIMLRNDTSTGGTDLLARLISDYTSLNIGIAILLVDGLVVLAGYKTLELRSFVFSCITIAVVGLVTSIVMKPEE; translated from the coding sequence ATGCTTATCACACAGAAGATAGCCGCCATTATAATAGGAAGTTTGCTGATCGGCATAGGCATTAACGGGTTTCTTGTCCCTCACCATCTGATTGACGGCGGTGTGGATGGTGCGGCGCTTATTATGCATTATTACTTTGATTTTAAGACTGGATTATGCATTTTATTGTTCAGCATTCCGCTATGCATGTATGCCTGGTTTTATAAGCCGGCGTATTTTTACAGCAGCTTTCATGGTTTGCTCGTTTCCGCGTTCTTTATTGATCTGCTTGATCCTCTTAGGACGTCTTTTGATCTGCCAATCTTTTTAAGTTCATTAATAGGCGGATGCGTTATAGGAATAGGAATCGGGATTATGCTCAGAAATGATACAAGCACCGGGGGGACAGATCTGCTTGCACGGCTGATTTCAGACTATACCAGCTTAAATATCGGCATCGCAATCCTTTTAGTAGACGGGCTTGTCGTTCTTGCGGGATATAAAACACTGGAATTGAGGAGTTTTGTTTTTTCCTGTATAACCATCGCTGTGGTTGGGCTTGTTACTTCGATTGTCATGAAGCCGGAAGAATAG
- a CDS encoding LLM class flavin-dependent oxidoreductase — protein sequence MSNTKKDVKLSILDLAPVVEGSTPSGAFKNTLDLAQHAEKWGYNRFWLAEHHNMEGIASSATAVLIGHVAGGTSTIRVGSGGIMLPNHSPLVIAEQFGTLESLYPGRIDLGLGRAPGTDQLTARALRRENMSNGEDFPEQLDELREYFNPTEAAHVKAVPGKGLNVPIWLLGSSGFSAQLAGRLGLPFAFASHFSPEHTVPAMNLYRSSFRPSEVLDEPYAMVGANIIAADTDERAAYLATSMQQQFLNLVRNRPGKMQPPVENMEELWTPYEKAAIHQQLGSSIVGSESTVKEKLETFIEETGANEIMVNASIYDHHERLRSFEIVSGLFR from the coding sequence ATGTCCAATACAAAAAAAGATGTAAAGCTTTCAATTCTGGATCTTGCTCCTGTTGTAGAAGGGAGCACGCCATCAGGTGCTTTTAAAAACACACTGGATCTTGCCCAGCACGCGGAGAAGTGGGGATATAACCGTTTCTGGCTGGCAGAGCATCATAATATGGAAGGAATCGCAAGCTCTGCAACTGCTGTGCTGATCGGCCATGTTGCCGGAGGAACCTCCACCATACGTGTTGGGTCAGGCGGGATTATGCTGCCGAATCATTCGCCTCTTGTCATCGCAGAGCAATTTGGAACGCTAGAATCGCTTTACCCTGGAAGAATTGATCTTGGGCTTGGACGGGCTCCGGGAACTGACCAGTTAACAGCACGGGCACTGCGTAGAGAAAACATGAGCAATGGGGAAGATTTCCCTGAACAGCTTGATGAATTAAGAGAATACTTTAATCCGACAGAGGCAGCTCATGTTAAAGCTGTGCCGGGAAAAGGCCTGAATGTGCCAATTTGGCTTTTGGGTTCAAGCGGCTTCAGCGCACAGCTTGCAGGGAGACTTGGCCTGCCGTTTGCTTTTGCCAGTCATTTTTCTCCAGAGCATACGGTGCCCGCAATGAATTTGTATAGAAGCAGCTTCAGGCCGTCAGAAGTCCTTGACGAACCTTACGCAATGGTGGGCGCCAACATCATCGCTGCTGATACAGATGAAAGAGCAGCCTATCTGGCGACTTCCATGCAGCAGCAGTTTTTGAATCTTGTCCGCAATCGTCCCGGAAAAATGCAGCCTCCGGTTGAAAATATGGAAGAACTGTGGACGCCATATGAAAAAGCTGCCATTCATCAGCAGCTTGGTTCATCCATTGTCGGCAGTGAAAGCACGGTAAAAGAGAAACTTGAAACATTCATAGAAGAAACCGGCGCAAACGAAATTATGGTCAATGCCTCTATTTACGACCATCACGAACGCCTGCGGTCATTCGAGATTGTATCCGGACTGTTTCGCTGA
- a CDS encoding VWA domain-containing protein, whose amino-acid sequence MKYIKFNDKRVDSFLFMELSDLAKTLTRSDETEVEFAVQSYFDPFTKKVHISHFWDNRPRKDMVNGLKSDVFLRSIGSSRYTDYQAVDSFVKAAQNLSLSSFAKQLFVMLEDLRLEEACKKERPGTVRVFAARREMYRRFFKSQLIINQERTILTDALYNAFYLKATSDSPLEVFPSLSESIDLAVPFLEREILSFYEAKETAAISKIVLSVTEVLEDLLEADMLNMYFHLPVLDYAAADEAMTFDEMKRKSKLKNDDILKQKREDDDEDVHEDKLPTWHRETSEATKSFLQFDLEQGTKTDLLGEGVREGDDGDQALGMVQGSSKKTARNDYSQLEALENAENREEKGGNEAFGKENKYAFPVFTVPDLPSADEQVSYREKKEIIAPYQKKLKQMIEKTLEHKKISPRSDLHTGRLSKKLLKLLTDDNPRLFYKKNQPSAQIDAAFCLLVDCSASMFDKMEQTKLGITLFHEALKSVSVVHQVTGFWEDTNEATETSQPNHFKTVIDFGSSLQKKRGPEILQLQPEEDNRDGYAIRHMTKQLMQRSESQKFMLVFSDGEPAASGYEQNGIIDTHEAVLEARKRGIEVINIFLSNGEIDEGQQKTIQNIYGKFSIVVPDIDTLPEVLFPVLKKLLQKSIHA is encoded by the coding sequence ATGAAATACATTAAATTCAATGATAAACGGGTAGATTCCTTTCTTTTTATGGAGCTGTCGGATCTTGCAAAAACACTGACACGCAGCGATGAGACAGAAGTTGAATTTGCCGTGCAGTCCTATTTTGACCCGTTCACTAAAAAAGTGCATATCAGCCATTTCTGGGACAATCGTCCCCGCAAGGATATGGTGAACGGACTGAAAAGCGATGTGTTTCTCCGGAGCATCGGCAGCAGCAGGTATACGGATTATCAAGCTGTTGATTCCTTTGTAAAAGCTGCACAGAACCTTTCGCTTTCAAGCTTTGCCAAGCAGCTTTTCGTCATGCTTGAGGATTTGCGCCTCGAGGAAGCCTGCAAAAAAGAAAGACCCGGCACTGTGCGTGTATTTGCGGCAAGAAGGGAAATGTACAGGCGGTTTTTTAAAAGCCAGCTGATTATAAATCAGGAACGGACCATTTTAACAGATGCACTTTACAACGCTTTCTATTTAAAAGCTACATCGGATTCACCCCTGGAGGTTTTTCCGTCACTAAGTGAGTCCATTGACCTTGCCGTTCCTTTTTTAGAAAGAGAGATCTTATCTTTTTACGAGGCAAAAGAAACAGCAGCCATCAGCAAAATTGTTCTCTCTGTCACAGAGGTGCTTGAGGATCTTCTCGAGGCTGATATGCTGAACATGTATTTTCATCTTCCGGTTCTTGACTATGCGGCGGCCGATGAGGCTATGACATTTGATGAAATGAAAAGAAAATCAAAACTTAAAAATGATGATATTCTCAAGCAAAAAAGAGAAGATGATGATGAGGATGTCCATGAAGACAAGCTTCCAACATGGCACCGGGAAACAAGCGAGGCAACGAAAAGTTTTCTTCAGTTTGATCTTGAGCAGGGAACGAAAACTGACCTGCTGGGTGAAGGTGTAAGGGAGGGGGATGATGGAGATCAGGCACTGGGAATGGTGCAGGGGTCATCCAAAAAGACAGCCCGAAACGATTATTCGCAGCTCGAAGCCCTGGAGAATGCAGAAAACAGGGAGGAAAAAGGCGGAAATGAAGCATTTGGCAAAGAAAACAAATATGCCTTTCCTGTTTTTACAGTTCCGGACTTGCCTTCTGCTGATGAACAGGTCTCCTACCGCGAGAAAAAAGAAATCATCGCTCCTTATCAAAAAAAATTAAAGCAAATGATTGAAAAAACCCTGGAACATAAAAAAATTTCCCCAAGAAGCGATTTGCATACAGGGAGATTGAGCAAGAAACTGCTGAAGCTTTTAACGGATGATAATCCTCGTCTGTTCTATAAGAAAAATCAGCCTTCGGCGCAGATTGATGCTGCCTTCTGCCTGCTCGTTGACTGCTCTGCTTCTATGTTTGACAAAATGGAGCAGACGAAGCTCGGGATTACACTGTTTCATGAAGCCCTTAAATCTGTATCTGTCGTCCATCAAGTAACCGGTTTTTGGGAAGATACAAATGAAGCCACCGAAACAAGCCAGCCAAACCACTTTAAGACGGTCATTGACTTTGGTTCGTCTCTTCAAAAAAAGAGGGGGCCGGAGATCCTCCAGCTGCAGCCGGAAGAGGATAATCGCGACGGCTATGCGATTCGCCATATGACCAAACAGCTGATGCAAAGAAGTGAGAGCCAAAAATTTATGCTAGTTTTCTCAGACGGTGAACCGGCCGCTTCAGGATATGAGCAGAACGGGATCATCGACACACATGAAGCGGTGCTTGAAGCCAGAAAGCGCGGAATTGAAGTGATAAATATTTTCCTTTCAAACGGCGAAATTGATGAGGGACAGCAGAAAACAATCCAGAACATATATGGAAAGTTCAGCATTGTTGTTCCTGATATTGACACGCTTCCGGAAGTCTTGTTTCCTGTTTTGAAAAAATTGCTACAAAAAAGTATTCATGCCTGA
- a CDS encoding LLM class flavin-dependent oxidoreductase, producing the protein MKLSILDQSPISEGFTAKDALAQSLHLVKEAEKLGYCRYWFAEHHNTSGLASTAPEILMAHAASHTERIKVGSGGVLLPQYSPLKVAETFRTLETLFPNRIDLGIGRSPGGSAETRLALTDGLRKSMNEFPRQLKDLRGYLSSGLPEDHAFSGVQAMPDPLSSSPDLWLLGISHRGARVAAEHGMAFTYGHFINPVGGEKAMEDYRKQFKPVGNLKEPKTNFCIFAVCAESQEKAEYLASSQDAWLLQVESGGDTRIISPDQARKITFNEDQKSKIRMNRKRMLIGTPERIKEDLLRIADDYKTDEALILTNIYDFKEKRESYRLLAEAFQTGSCRLESN; encoded by the coding sequence ATGAAACTTAGTATATTAGACCAGTCACCCATTTCAGAAGGGTTTACAGCCAAAGATGCGCTTGCACAATCCCTTCACCTTGTAAAAGAGGCTGAAAAGCTGGGCTATTGCCGGTATTGGTTTGCAGAACATCACAACACGAGCGGTCTTGCAAGCACAGCGCCGGAAATTTTGATGGCACATGCTGCCTCTCATACGGAACGGATAAAAGTCGGATCCGGGGGTGTGCTGCTCCCTCAGTACAGTCCGCTGAAAGTAGCTGAAACGTTTCGTACTCTTGAAACGCTTTTTCCAAACAGGATTGACCTTGGCATTGGACGTTCTCCGGGAGGCTCGGCAGAAACACGTCTTGCACTGACAGATGGCCTTCGAAAGAGCATGAACGAATTTCCAAGACAGCTAAAGGACTTACGGGGTTACTTAAGCAGCGGCCTGCCGGAGGATCATGCTTTTTCTGGTGTACAGGCGATGCCGGATCCGCTGTCGTCCTCTCCGGATTTGTGGCTGCTCGGAATATCGCACAGAGGAGCCAGAGTGGCAGCTGAACACGGGATGGCTTTTACATACGGGCACTTTATCAACCCGGTCGGCGGGGAAAAAGCTATGGAAGATTACAGAAAGCAGTTTAAGCCAGTGGGCAATTTAAAAGAACCGAAGACAAATTTCTGCATTTTTGCAGTCTGTGCTGAATCTCAGGAGAAGGCAGAGTATCTGGCAAGCAGTCAGGATGCCTGGCTGCTCCAGGTTGAAAGCGGGGGAGACACAAGAATCATTTCTCCGGATCAAGCCCGAAAGATAACGTTTAATGAGGATCAAAAGAGCAAAATACGAATGAACCGCAAGCGAATGCTGATCGGCACTCCGGAAAGGATAAAGGAGGACCTTCTGCGGATAGCGGATGACTATAAGACAGATGAAGCCCTTATCCTGACCAACATTTACGATTTCAAAGAAAAACGTGAGTCGTACAGGCTGCTTGCAGAAGCATTTCAAACCGGAAGCTGCCGACTGGAGTCGAATTAG
- the odhB gene encoding 2-oxoglutarate dehydrogenase complex dihydrolipoyllysine-residue succinyltransferase, whose product MAQVIVPELAESISEGTIAQWLKQPGDYVEKGEYLVELETDKVNVELTADYSGVLKDVVKDSGDTVQVGEVIAEIDENGGASSGEEQKTPEAKPEEPKQEAKTEEQPKPSAPVKQEQQEAKSQRPIASPSARKLAREKGIDLSQVPSGDPLGRLRKHDVEAYSPEAKPQAPAAPKPEAKPAVTADSYDKPVEIERMSRRRQTIAKRLVEVQQTAAMLTTFNEVDMTAVMDIRKRRKDKFFEQHDVRLGFMSFFTKAVIAALKKYPLLNAEIQGDQLIIKKFYDIGIAVSAPEGLVVPVVRDADRKSFAQIEGDISDLAGKAQKNKLTIADLSGGTFTITNGGVFGSLMSTPILNGPQVGILGMHKIQLRPVAIDKDTMENRPMMYIALSYDHRIVDGKEAVSFLATIKDLLEDPESLLIEG is encoded by the coding sequence ATGGCACAAGTAATCGTACCAGAATTAGCTGAATCCATCTCAGAAGGAACCATCGCACAATGGCTGAAACAGCCGGGAGACTACGTTGAAAAAGGGGAATATCTGGTTGAACTTGAAACCGATAAAGTAAACGTTGAACTGACAGCTGATTATTCTGGTGTGCTGAAAGATGTTGTTAAAGATTCAGGAGACACTGTTCAAGTGGGTGAAGTGATCGCTGAAATTGATGAAAACGGCGGAGCTTCTTCTGGCGAGGAACAAAAAACTCCTGAGGCAAAACCTGAAGAACCTAAACAAGAAGCGAAAACGGAAGAGCAGCCGAAACCGTCTGCACCTGTAAAGCAAGAACAGCAGGAAGCGAAGTCACAGCGTCCGATTGCTTCTCCGTCTGCCCGCAAGCTTGCGAGGGAAAAAGGGATTGACCTTTCCCAGGTTCCATCAGGAGATCCGCTTGGAAGATTGCGCAAGCATGATGTAGAGGCCTATTCGCCTGAAGCTAAGCCGCAGGCGCCAGCTGCTCCTAAACCTGAAGCGAAACCTGCTGTTACAGCAGATTCTTATGACAAGCCGGTAGAAATTGAGCGCATGTCAAGACGCAGACAAACGATCGCAAAACGTCTTGTAGAAGTTCAGCAGACAGCAGCGATGCTGACTACGTTTAATGAAGTGGACATGACTGCTGTTATGGACATCCGCAAGCGCCGTAAAGACAAATTCTTCGAACAGCACGATGTGCGTCTTGGATTTATGTCATTCTTTACAAAGGCAGTAATCGCAGCTCTTAAAAAATACCCGCTTCTCAACGCTGAGATTCAGGGAGATCAGCTGATCATCAAAAAATTCTATGATATCGGCATTGCTGTCTCTGCTCCTGAAGGCCTTGTCGTGCCTGTTGTCCGCGATGCAGACCGCAAATCATTCGCCCAAATTGAAGGGGATATCAGTGATCTTGCCGGTAAAGCACAGAAAAACAAGCTGACAATTGCTGACCTTTCAGGAGGCACATTCACGATTACAAACGGAGGCGTTTTCGGCTCCCTGATGTCAACACCAATCCTTAACGGACCGCAGGTTGGAATTTTGGGCATGCATAAAATCCAGCTTCGCCCTGTGGCAATCGATAAGGATACAATGGAAAACCGTCCAATGATGTACATTGCACTTTCCTACGATCACCGCATCGTCGACGGAAAAGAAGCCGTAAGCTTCCTTGCGACAATCAAAGACCTTCTTGAAGATCCAGAGTCGCTGCTGATTGAAGGGTAA